A window from Deltaproteobacteria bacterium encodes these proteins:
- a CDS encoding ArsJ-associated glyceraldehyde-3-phosphate dehydrogenase has translation MVKIGINGFGRMGRLALRHSYSNQDIEFVAINEPHASAENMATLLEFDTVQGRWDKSCSADSTSILVEGKPIAFTSFNNPKEIPWSDFGVDLVLECSGAFRTTAGLMPHFENGAKRVVVSAPVKDGPPNIVMGVNHQSLDTENAKIVTAASCTTNCLAPVVRVLHDAIGIENGLVTTIHAPTNTQSVHDCAHKDPRRARASQMNLIPTSTNSATAVTLIIPELKGKLDSIAVRAPVHNASLTDCVFQMQRDTTVEEVNSAIEKASKSAPLQGILGYETRPLVSSDYARDPRSGIVDALSTRVTGKRLVKVMIWYDNEWGYVNRMMELTKLVAKDL, from the coding sequence ATGGTTAAGATTGGTATCAATGGATTTGGGCGCATGGGCCGGCTGGCACTGCGCCACTCTTATAGCAATCAAGATATTGAGTTTGTTGCCATCAACGAACCCCACGCAAGCGCTGAAAATATGGCTACCCTGCTGGAGTTTGACACCGTGCAGGGCCGCTGGGACAAATCTTGTTCGGCCGACAGCACCAGTATCCTTGTCGAGGGCAAGCCCATCGCCTTTACAAGCTTCAATAACCCCAAAGAAATACCTTGGTCAGACTTTGGCGTAGACCTCGTGTTAGAGTGCAGCGGGGCTTTTAGAACCACAGCTGGATTGATGCCCCACTTCGAGAACGGTGCAAAACGCGTGGTCGTCTCTGCCCCCGTGAAAGATGGCCCGCCGAATATTGTGATGGGCGTCAACCACCAAAGTTTGGATACCGAAAACGCTAAAATCGTAACCGCGGCCTCTTGTACTACCAATTGCCTCGCCCCGGTCGTAAGAGTCCTTCACGATGCTATCGGCATTGAAAATGGTCTGGTCACCACCATTCACGCTCCGACCAACACCCAATCGGTCCACGACTGCGCCCACAAAGACCCTCGCCGGGCGCGGGCTTCCCAAATGAATTTGATTCCAACCAGCACCAATTCAGCCACTGCGGTCACCTTGATCATCCCAGAGCTCAAAGGAAAGTTAGATAGTATCGCCGTAAGAGCCCCCGTTCATAACGCCTCCCTTACCGACTGCGTGTTTCAGATGCAGCGTGACACCACCGTTGAAGAAGTAAACAGCGCGATTGAGAAGGCATCTAAGAGTGCACCTCTGCAAGGCATTCTCGGCTACGAAACCAGGCCTCTGGTGAGCAGTGATTATGCACGGGACCCTCGCAGCGGCATCGTGGATGCATTAAGCACACGGGTAACGGGTAAGCGATTGGTTAAAGTAATGATATGGTACGATAATGAATGGGGCTATGTGAACCGCATGATGGAACTCACAAAGCTCGTGGCTAAAGACCTCTAA